A window of Nocardiopsis sp. Huas11 genomic DNA:
CGTAGAGCAGCCCTTGGGCGTAGAGCTCGTCGCGGGCCCGCTGGTCCTCGCCCGCGCCGTGGCCCTGGCCGACGAACCCGATGCGGCGGCGGACCTCGGCGGGCGCCGTCCGGACGTCGTGTCCGGCGACGACCGCGGTGCCGGAGGTGGGTTCGAGCAGCGTGGTGAGCATGCGCAGGGTGGTGCTCTTCCCGGCCCCGTTGGGGCCCAGGAGCGCGACGAGTTCGCCCTCCCCGACGTCGATGTCGACGCCGCGGACGGCCTCGACCGTCTCCTTGCCGACCCGGAAGTGCCGGGTCAGGCCGCGTGTGCGGATCATACTCGCCTCCGTGTTCAAATTTGAATACGAGGACGAGTGTGCACGATCGCGACCAGATATTCAAACTTGAATAAGAGGAGTTCCGGAACCACGCCCCACCGGGCCGACCGGGCGGCGCGCGGTCACCGGTGACCCCCGTGGGCCCGTTACCCGTCGTCTCCGGGCGGCAGGCCGAAGGCCTCCGGTCCGTCGTCGGCCATGGTGTAGCGGCCCGCCTCCAGTGACGCGATGAGGTCGCGGGTCCACTCGGCGCCGGCGCCGACGGTGCGGTGCCACAGTCCGAACAGCTCGCACACGTGCTCGGGCTTGCCCCACTCCGCCCCGGGCTCCTTGAAGCCGGCCAGCTCGGCGTTCGCGGCCTCCAGGGCCGCCAGGCGCTCCTTCAACAGCTCGACGGCCTCGGCCCGGGGCAGCGAGGTCATCAGCGTGACACCCGCGAACAGCAGGGCGTGGTCGTCACCCCCGTGGCTGAGCGCCCGGCGCAGCAGCCGGTGCAGCTCCGCCTCGCCCTCAGGGGTGATCTCGTAGGAGGTGCGGTCCACGATCTCGTCGCCCTCCGCGAAGAACTCGCGGAGCCTGCCCTCCGCGGAGAGCTTGCGCAGCGCGTGGTAGATGGAGCCCCACTTGACGTTGGCCCACTCCTTGGCGCCCCAGGAGAGCAGTTCGCGGCCCACGCGGTACCCGTGCGTCTGCCCGTGCAGCCGCACCACGCCCAGGACCAACAACCGCGTCGCCGACATCGCCACCCTCACCAGTTCGGATACGCCCAGCCTACGGCGGAGCGCGACCGGGGGCGGGCGGCGGGCGACGGGCGACGGGCGACGGGCGACGAGCGGCGGGCGACGGGCGACGAGCGGCGGGCGCCCGCGTTCCCGGACACGCCAGGGCCCGGCGCCCCTGGAACGGGGGCCGGGCCCTGGCGTGTGGATCGGGGCGCGGGACTCAGCAGCCGCCGGCGACCGCGGGGATGATCGAGATCTTGGCGCCGTCGGCGACCTCGGTCTGCAGCCCCTTCTCGAAGCGCACGTCCTCGTCGCCCACGTACACGTTGACGAAGCGGCGGACCTTGCCCGCGTCGTCGAG
This region includes:
- a CDS encoding PadR family transcriptional regulator; its protein translation is MSATRLLVLGVVRLHGQTHGYRVGRELLSWGAKEWANVKWGSIYHALRKLSAEGRLREFFAEGDEIVDRTSYEITPEGEAELHRLLRRALSHGGDDHALLFAGVTLMTSLPRAEAVELLKERLAALEAANAELAGFKEPGAEWGKPEHVCELFGLWHRTVGAGAEWTRDLIASLEAGRYTMADDGPEAFGLPPGDDG
- a CDS encoding ubiquitin-like small modifier protein 1 encodes the protein MSASVRVPTILRTYTNDAAEVTAEGGTVADVLDDLEANYPGIRARILDDAGKVRRFVNVYVGDEDVRFEKGLQTEVADGAKISIIPAVAGGC